A region of Pseudorasbora parva isolate DD20220531a chromosome 14, ASM2467924v1, whole genome shotgun sequence DNA encodes the following proteins:
- the LOC137039508 gene encoding granzyme B(G,H)-like, with amino-acid sequence MTIIIISLLLLASLMPHLTFTARVTVGIVNGKEATAHSRPYMVSVQMHGQHYCGGLLISDEFVLTAAQCWYSGDILTVVVGAHDLRESKPSERFEVKSYIPHPEYIPYKNDIMLLKLEKKVKLNNRVKLITLPKEGEDVKTDTACSVAGWGFLETNGTDTNLLMETDTTAKNPAECEHKWGSHFLPQQMICAHGSGGSCFGDTGGPLVCGKKAVGVTSYVSGYGCNSPEQPNVYTKISAYIQWIRKEMESF; translated from the exons AtgaccatcatcatcatctctcTGCTCCTGCTGGCCTCTCTGATGCCACACTTGACCTTCACTG ctcgTGTGACTGTGGGTATAGTGAATGGCAAAGAAGCCACAGCCCACTCCAGACCTTACATGGTTTCTGTTCAGATGCATGGGCAGCATTACTGTGGTGGATTGCTCATTTCTGATGAGTTTGTCTTGACTGCCGCACAATGCTGGTACAG TGGAGATATTCTGACGGTTGTGGTTGGTGCTCATGACTTAAGGGAGAGCAAGCCTTCCGAACGCTTCGAAGTGAAGTCCTACATCCCGCATCCAGAATATATACCTTATAAGAATGACATCATGCTTTTGAAG CTAGAGAAAAAAGTCAAACTAAACAACAGAGTTAAACTGATAACATTACCCAAGGAAGGAGAAGACGTGAAAACAGATACTGCTTGCAGTGTTGCCGGCTGGGGATTCCTGGAGACTAATGGCACAGACACCAATCTTCTAATGGAGACAGACACAACTGCAAAAAATCCAGCAGAGTGTGAGCATAAATGGGGATCCCACTTCTTACCCCAACAGATGATCTGTGCACATGGCAGTGGTGGATCCTGCTTT GGAGATACAGGAGGTCCTTTGGTTTGTGGAAAAAAAGCTGTTGGTGTCACATCTTATGTATCTGGATATGGCTGCAATTCACCAGAACAACCTAATGTGTATACTAAGATTTCAGCATATATTCAATGGATCCGCAAAGAAATGGAAAGTTTTTAA